One Bradyrhizobium sp. ISRA464 genomic window carries:
- a CDS encoding fasciclin domain-containing protein, with protein MSKRIALFSAAAFAALALTATVVVPVSAAEKTVMVGGAAMFPSKNIIQNAVNSKDHTTLVSAVKAAGLVNTLEGKGPFTVFAPTNAAFSKLPAGTVDNLVKPENKTTLTKILTYHVVPGRLEASDLTDGKTLKTAEGEELTVKKQDGKVWIVDAKGGSAMVTISNVHQSNGVIHVIDTVLMPAT; from the coding sequence ATGTCCAAGCGTATTGCACTGTTCTCGGCCGCAGCCTTCGCCGCACTCGCGCTCACCGCAACCGTCGTCGTGCCGGTCAGCGCCGCGGAGAAGACCGTGATGGTCGGCGGCGCCGCGATGTTCCCATCGAAAAACATCATCCAGAACGCAGTGAACTCGAAAGATCACACCACGCTCGTCTCCGCGGTGAAGGCCGCGGGCCTGGTCAACACGCTGGAAGGCAAGGGCCCGTTCACGGTGTTCGCGCCGACCAATGCCGCGTTCAGCAAGCTGCCGGCCGGAACCGTCGACAATCTCGTGAAGCCCGAGAACAAGACGACGCTGACCAAGATCCTCACCTACCACGTGGTCCCCGGCAGGCTCGAGGCATCCGACCTCACCGACGGCAAGACGCTGAAGACGGCCGAGGGCGAGGAGCTCACGGTGAAGAAGCAGGACGGCAAGGTCTGGATCGTCGATGCCAAGGGTGGTTCTGCCATGGTGACGATCTCCAACGTCCACCAATCGAACGGCGTCATCCACGTGATCGATACCGTCCTGATGCCGGCGACGTAA
- a CDS encoding cytochrome b/b6 domain-containing protein, with protein sequence MSSFAVTDDHADTAAPAKVIQPVWVRVLHWINALAMIMMIMSGWQIYNASPLFNFTFSPSITLGGWLAGGLLWHFAAMWLLMVNGLIYLILGFVTGRFRRKLLPITPGGVISDTRAALTFKLSHDDLSTYNYVQKLLYAGIIIVGVVIVLSGLSMWKPVQLYWLSVLFGGYDIARYVHFTCMALIVAFLVIHVALAVLVPRSLRAMIIGR encoded by the coding sequence ATGTCGAGCTTCGCCGTCACCGACGACCACGCAGACACCGCGGCGCCCGCGAAGGTCATCCAGCCCGTGTGGGTGCGCGTGCTGCACTGGATCAATGCGCTCGCCATGATCATGATGATCATGTCGGGCTGGCAGATCTACAACGCTTCGCCCTTGTTCAACTTCACCTTCTCCCCGAGCATCACGCTCGGTGGCTGGCTGGCCGGCGGGTTGCTGTGGCACTTCGCTGCGATGTGGCTGTTGATGGTCAACGGCCTGATCTATCTGATCCTCGGGTTCGTCACCGGCCGGTTCCGTCGCAAGCTGTTGCCGATCACGCCGGGTGGCGTGATTTCCGACACCAGGGCGGCGCTCACCTTCAAGCTGTCGCATGACGATCTCAGCACATACAATTACGTGCAGAAATTGCTCTATGCCGGCATCATTATTGTCGGCGTCGTGATCGTGCTGTCCGGCCTGTCGATGTGGAAGCCGGTGCAATTGTACTGGCTGTCGGTGCTGTTCGGCGGCTACGACATCGCGCGCTACGTTCACTTCACCTGCATGGCGCTAATCGTCGCCTTCCTGGTGATCCATGTCGCGCTCGCGGTGCTGGTGCCGCGGAGCCTGCGCGCCATGATCATCGGACGTTGA
- a CDS encoding molybdopterin-dependent oxidoreductase, with product MGRMRKLLIPGVDEKLLVRDAVKTMPDPTRRRFITTGASFGALTLLTGCDVVDSSSAEELLKKVSKFNDAVQAWMFNPDALAPTFPESMITKPFPFNAYYDLDDAPDIAGPDWKLEVRGLVENKKSWTIDELYKLPQVKQVTRLICVEGWSAIGSWTGTPLRDFLKLVGADMRAKYVWFQCADKDGYNSPLDMRSALHPQTQMTFKFADQILPRAYGYPMKIRVPTKLGFKNPKYVVSMEVTNDYKGGYWEDQGYNSFSGN from the coding sequence ATGGGTCGCATGCGCAAGCTTCTGATCCCCGGCGTCGACGAGAAACTGCTCGTCCGCGACGCCGTGAAAACCATGCCCGATCCGACGCGGCGCCGCTTCATCACGACCGGCGCGAGCTTCGGCGCGCTGACGCTGCTGACCGGCTGCGATGTTGTCGATTCGTCTTCGGCGGAGGAACTGCTGAAGAAGGTGTCGAAGTTCAACGACGCCGTGCAGGCCTGGATGTTTAATCCGGATGCGCTGGCGCCGACCTTCCCGGAGAGCATGATCACCAAGCCGTTCCCATTCAATGCCTATTACGATCTCGACGATGCGCCCGATATCGCGGGCCCGGACTGGAAGCTGGAGGTGCGCGGGCTGGTCGAGAACAAGAAATCTTGGACGATAGACGAGCTCTACAAGCTGCCGCAGGTCAAGCAGGTTACCCGGCTCATCTGCGTCGAGGGCTGGAGCGCGATCGGCAGCTGGACCGGCACGCCGTTGCGCGATTTCCTCAAGCTGGTCGGCGCCGACATGCGCGCAAAATATGTCTGGTTCCAGTGCGCCGACAAGGACGGCTACAATTCGCCGCTCGACATGCGCAGCGCGCTGCATCCGCAGACGCAGATGACGTTCAAGTTCGCCGACCAGATCCTGCCGCGCGCCTATGGCTATCCGATGAAGATCCGGGTGCCGACCAAGCTCGGCTTCAAGAATCCGAAATACGTCGTCTCGATGGAAGTCACCAACGACTACAAGGGCGGCTACTGGGAAGACCAGGGCTACAATTCGTTTAGCGGGAATTGA
- a CDS encoding EamA family transporter produces MTAAILYAFASALFLGAGVVLAQLGLRTVEPLSGAAISVPSFTLLFVLLSPLILHGEPVVWRGLPIFMAIGLFFPASLTFLTFASNRALGPVITSSTLGNLAPLFAVTAAVVLLHEPLELQQLIGLVVAVAGAAIITVTRPRDLGHWRSWALLLPLTSALVRGIVPPIAKLGLAVWPSPLWACLVGYIMSSLVVLMVQRIRKGSFMVQAPREGRFWFAMTGISNGLSALSLFAAVRNGPITLVAPLAAVYPLVTVALSAMALKHIEITMRIVAGTALTVIGVALVLVA; encoded by the coding sequence ATGACCGCCGCCATCCTCTACGCCTTTGCCTCGGCCCTTTTCCTCGGCGCCGGGGTAGTGCTGGCGCAACTCGGCCTGCGCACCGTCGAGCCGCTGTCGGGCGCCGCCATCAGCGTGCCTTCCTTCACCCTCCTCTTCGTGCTGCTGTCGCCGCTGATCCTGCACGGCGAGCCGGTGGTCTGGCGCGGCTTGCCGATCTTCATGGCGATTGGCCTGTTCTTCCCGGCGTCGCTGACGTTCCTGACCTTCGCGTCGAACCGGGCGCTCGGGCCGGTCATCACCTCCTCGACGCTGGGCAATCTCGCGCCGCTGTTCGCGGTCACCGCCGCCGTGGTCCTGCTGCACGAGCCCCTGGAACTGCAGCAGCTCATCGGTCTCGTCGTCGCGGTCGCGGGTGCCGCGATCATCACCGTGACCCGGCCGCGCGACCTCGGCCATTGGCGGAGCTGGGCGCTGCTGCTGCCGCTCACCAGCGCGCTGGTGCGCGGAATCGTGCCGCCGATCGCCAAGCTCGGGCTCGCGGTCTGGCCAAGCCCGCTCTGGGCGTGCCTGGTCGGCTACATCATGTCCTCGCTGGTGGTGCTGATGGTGCAGCGGATCCGCAAGGGCAGCTTCATGGTGCAGGCCCCGCGCGAGGGCCGGTTCTGGTTCGCGATGACCGGGATCAGCAACGGGCTCAGCGCGCTCAGCCTGTTCGCGGCGGTCCGCAACGGCCCGATCACGCTGGTGGCGCCGCTCGCCGCGGTCTATCCGCTAGTCACCGTGGCGCTGAGCGCGATGGCGTTGAAGCACATCGAGATCACGATGCGGATCGTCGCCGGAACCGCGTTGACCGTGATCGGCGTGGCCCTGGTGCTGGTCGCCTGA
- a CDS encoding YbfB/YjiJ family MFS transporter produces the protein MRAPTPSYAHPARLILILSLAPTIGLGIGRFAYSLVLPDMRDSLAWSYSAAGFMNTINAAGYLVGALFASRLIQRFGLATSVRWSTLACVLSLALSAISGNFVVLSFARLLLGLAAAVGFVGGGTLAATIAQSRPHRANFLISLFYAGPGIGILSSGLIAPFVLQGFGAGSWWIVWWAMTLLGVAMILPLWFAPFHADTIAGGIVRTKFAISPVLIYLTSYFLFGAGYIAYMTFMIAYVRDGGGGAVAQSAFWSLIGVSAFVTPWVWRRVLALDRGGLATTIILGVNALGASLPIFGHSPLLLAISALVFGVAFFAVVSSTTAFVRLNYPPEAWPTAIAAMTIAFGIGQTLGPIVVGAITDAVGSLSFALNVSAAMLALGALLSAFQRKVGPKSANSE, from the coding sequence GTGAGAGCCCCCACCCCATCCTACGCGCATCCCGCGCGGCTGATCCTTATTTTGTCGCTGGCACCGACCATAGGCCTCGGCATCGGCCGCTTTGCCTATTCGCTGGTGCTGCCCGACATGCGCGACTCGCTGGCCTGGTCCTATTCGGCCGCCGGCTTCATGAACACGATCAACGCCGCCGGCTATCTGGTCGGCGCACTGTTCGCCTCGCGCCTGATCCAGCGCTTCGGGCTGGCGACATCGGTGCGCTGGTCGACGCTCGCCTGCGTACTGTCGCTGGCGCTCTCGGCCATCTCGGGCAATTTCGTCGTGTTGAGTTTCGCCCGCCTCCTGCTCGGCCTCGCCGCCGCGGTCGGCTTTGTCGGCGGCGGCACGCTTGCGGCGACCATCGCACAATCGCGGCCGCACCGCGCGAATTTCCTGATCAGCCTGTTCTACGCCGGACCGGGCATCGGCATCCTGTCGTCCGGCCTGATCGCCCCCTTCGTGCTGCAGGGCTTCGGCGCGGGCTCCTGGTGGATCGTATGGTGGGCGATGACGCTGCTCGGGGTCGCCATGATCCTGCCGCTGTGGTTCGCGCCGTTTCACGCCGACACCATCGCCGGCGGCATCGTGCGAACGAAGTTCGCGATCTCACCGGTCCTGATCTATCTCACCAGCTATTTCCTGTTCGGCGCCGGCTACATCGCCTACATGACCTTCATGATCGCCTACGTCCGCGACGGCGGCGGCGGCGCTGTGGCGCAGAGCGCGTTCTGGAGCCTGATCGGCGTCAGCGCCTTCGTGACGCCCTGGGTCTGGCGGCGCGTGCTGGCGCTCGACCGCGGCGGGCTCGCGACCACGATCATCCTCGGCGTCAACGCGCTCGGCGCCAGCCTGCCGATCTTCGGGCATTCACCGCTGCTGCTCGCCATCTCGGCGCTGGTGTTCGGCGTCGCCTTCTTTGCCGTGGTCAGCTCGACCACCGCCTTCGTCCGCCTCAATTACCCGCCGGAAGCATGGCCCACGGCAATCGCCGCAATGACCATCGCCTTCGGGATCGGCCAGACACTCGGCCCGATCGTGGTCGGCGCCATCACCGATGCGGTCGGCAGCCTGTCATTCGCGCTGAACGTCTCGGCGGCGATGCTGGCGCTGGGAGCGCTGTTGTCCGCGTTTCAGAGGAAGGTCGGGCCGAAATCAGCGAATAGCGAGTAG
- a CDS encoding sulfite exporter TauE/SafE family protein, with protein sequence MMAGLDPKELLELALLLIAVGALSGFLAGVFGIGGGAILVPVFYECFRLAGVPLEVRMPLCIGTSLAIIIPTSLSSFRAHYRRGAVDMEILKRWWLPIVLGVLAGSVTARFAPERLFKIVFVMVAWSAAARLLLARETWKFGDDVPKGFLMRVYGFFVGLLSTLMGIGGGLFANLLMTFYGRPIHQAVATSSALAVLISIPGALGYVYAGWPVAARFPDVAALQLPFALGYVSLIGTLLVMPTTLVTAPLGVKVAHALSKRALEVAFGTYLFIVGGRFVISLLNGA encoded by the coding sequence ATGATGGCCGGCCTCGATCCCAAGGAGCTTCTCGAACTCGCGCTGTTGCTGATCGCGGTGGGGGCGCTGTCCGGCTTTCTCGCCGGCGTGTTCGGTATCGGCGGCGGCGCGATCCTGGTGCCGGTGTTCTACGAGTGCTTTCGTCTCGCCGGCGTGCCGCTCGAGGTGCGGATGCCGCTCTGCATCGGCACATCGCTTGCGATCATCATCCCGACCTCGCTCAGTTCGTTCCGCGCCCATTATCGCCGCGGCGCGGTCGACATGGAGATCCTCAAGCGCTGGTGGCTGCCGATCGTGCTCGGCGTCCTGGCCGGCAGCGTCACCGCGCGCTTTGCGCCGGAGCGGCTGTTCAAGATCGTGTTCGTGATGGTGGCGTGGTCGGCGGCAGCGCGGCTGCTGCTGGCGCGCGAGACCTGGAAGTTCGGCGACGACGTGCCCAAGGGCTTTCTGATGCGGGTCTATGGATTCTTCGTCGGCCTGCTGTCGACGCTGATGGGGATCGGCGGCGGCCTGTTCGCGAACCTCCTGATGACCTTCTACGGCCGGCCGATCCATCAGGCGGTCGCGACGTCGTCGGCGCTCGCCGTGCTGATCTCGATCCCCGGCGCGCTCGGCTATGTCTATGCCGGCTGGCCCGTCGCGGCGCGCTTTCCCGACGTCGCCGCGCTGCAGCTGCCGTTCGCGCTCGGCTACGTTTCGCTGATTGGCACGCTGCTGGTGATGCCGACCACGCTCGTCACCGCGCCGCTCGGCGTGAAGGTCGCGCACGCGCTGTCGAAGCGGGCGCTGGAGGTGGCGTTCGGGACGTATCTGTTCATTGTCGGCGGACGGTTCGTGATCAGCCTGTTGAACGGTGCGTAG
- a CDS encoding malonyl-CoA synthase has translation MNTTANANLFSRLFDGLDDPNRLAIEQLDGSRITYGDLIARAGQMANVLVSRGVKPGDRVAAQTEKSVSGLVLYLATVRAGGVYLPLNTAYTLNELEYFITDAEPAVVVCDPSKLEGIKAIAAKVGAKVETLDASGKGSLTEAADKAGKDFATVQRGNDDLAAILYTSGTTGRSKGAMLSHDNLASNSYSLVDYWRFTDKDVLIHALPIYHTHGLFVASNVTLFARASMIFVPKFDPDLILKLMARATVLMGVPTFYTRLLQNPGLNRQSTKHMRLFISGSAPLLADTHREWFARTGHAVLERYGMTETNMNTSNPYDGERIPGAVGHALPGVSVRVTEPETGKVLPPETIGMIEVKGRNVFKGYWRMPEKTKAEFRDDGFFITGDLGKIDDKGYVHILGRGKDLVISGGFNVYPKEIESEIDAMPGVVESAVIGVPHADFGEGVTAVLVCNKGADVNEASVLKALDGRLAKFKMPKRVFVVDELPRNAMGKVQKNILRDKYKDIYTKA, from the coding sequence ATGAACACGACCGCCAACGCCAACCTGTTTTCCCGCCTGTTCGACGGCCTCGACGATCCCAATCGGCTTGCGATCGAGCAGCTCGACGGCAGCCGCATCACCTATGGCGATTTGATTGCCCGCGCCGGCCAGATGGCCAATGTGCTGGTGTCACGCGGCGTCAAGCCGGGGGATCGCGTCGCGGCGCAGACCGAGAAATCGGTTTCGGGCCTCGTGCTCTATCTCGCCACCGTGCGCGCCGGCGGCGTCTATCTGCCCCTCAACACCGCCTATACGCTGAACGAGCTCGAATACTTCATCACCGATGCCGAGCCGGCGGTGGTGGTCTGCGACCCCTCCAAGCTGGAAGGGATCAAGGCAATCGCCGCCAAGGTCGGCGCCAAAGTCGAGACGCTCGACGCCAGCGGCAAGGGCTCGCTGACCGAGGCCGCCGACAAGGCCGGCAAGGATTTCGCGACGGTGCAGCGCGGCAACGACGATCTTGCCGCGATCCTCTACACATCCGGCACCACCGGCCGCTCCAAGGGCGCGATGCTGTCCCACGACAATCTGGCGTCGAACTCGTACTCGCTGGTCGACTATTGGCGCTTCACCGACAAGGATGTGCTGATCCACGCGCTGCCGATCTACCATACCCATGGCCTGTTCGTGGCGAGCAATGTCACGCTGTTCGCCCGCGCCTCGATGATCTTCGTGCCGAAGTTCGACCCGGACCTGATCCTGAAGCTGATGGCGCGCGCCACCGTGCTGATGGGCGTACCGACCTTCTACACCCGCCTGCTGCAGAATCCCGGCCTGAACAGGCAGTCAACGAAGCACATGCGGCTGTTCATCTCGGGCTCCGCGCCGCTGCTCGCCGACACCCATCGCGAATGGTTCGCCCGCACCGGCCACGCCGTGCTCGAGCGCTACGGCATGACCGAAACCAACATGAACACCTCCAACCCGTATGACGGCGAGCGCATACCCGGCGCGGTCGGTCATGCGCTGCCCGGCGTCTCGGTGCGGGTCACCGAACCCGAGACCGGCAAGGTGCTGCCGCCGGAGACGATCGGCATGATCGAGGTGAAGGGCCGGAACGTCTTCAAGGGCTACTGGCGGATGCCGGAGAAGACCAAGGCCGAGTTCCGTGACGACGGCTTCTTCATCACCGGCGATCTCGGCAAGATCGACGACAAGGGCTATGTCCACATCCTCGGCCGCGGCAAGGACCTGGTGATCTCAGGCGGCTTCAACGTCTATCCGAAGGAGATCGAGAGCGAGATCGACGCCATGCCGGGCGTGGTCGAATCGGCCGTGATCGGCGTGCCGCATGCCGATTTCGGCGAAGGCGTCACCGCCGTCCTGGTTTGCAACAAGGGCGCCGACGTCAACGAAGCCTCGGTGCTGAAGGCGCTCGACGGACGGCTGGCGAAGTTCAAGATGCCCAAGCGGGTCTTCGTCGTGGACGAATTGCCGCGCAATGCCATGGGCAAGGTGCAGAAGAACATTCTGCGCGATAAGTATAAGGATATTTACACGAAGGCATGA
- a CDS encoding IS110 family transposase — translation MYHYAGIDVSLESSSVCVVDGAGKILREAKVASEPEALIAWFRSLGQAMERIGLEAGPLSQWLYAALRAAGLAVELLETRHVRDAFKAMPVKSDRNDARGIAQLMRLGWFRPVHCKSIEAQETRAVLTARKLLQSKLRDIENSVRGVLRGFGLKVGKTTERTFANRIRELVAGHPGLELVAQALLEAHAVLLREFNGLDRHTQRLARSHPPARLLMTTPAVGPIVALTYAAAIDDPNRFRSSKATGAHFGLTPKKYQSGQTDYTGRISKIGDASVREALYQAAHVMLTKPVRNCSALKSWAMRLAKRAGMRKAKVALARKLAVILHRMLADAKPFNPMAHAT, via the coding sequence ATGTACCACTATGCAGGAATCGACGTGTCTTTGGAAAGCTCGAGCGTTTGCGTTGTCGATGGCGCGGGCAAGATTTTGCGGGAGGCGAAGGTTGCCAGCGAGCCGGAAGCGCTGATCGCCTGGTTCCGATCGCTGGGCCAGGCGATGGAGCGGATCGGACTGGAGGCCGGTCCGTTGTCGCAATGGCTGTACGCGGCGCTGCGCGCGGCCGGGCTTGCCGTCGAGCTGCTGGAGACCCGGCACGTCCGCGATGCCTTCAAGGCGATGCCGGTGAAGTCGGACCGCAACGATGCCCGCGGCATCGCCCAACTGATGCGGCTCGGCTGGTTCCGGCCGGTCCACTGCAAGTCGATTGAAGCGCAGGAGACGCGGGCGGTTCTGACGGCCCGCAAGCTGCTGCAGTCGAAGCTGCGCGACATCGAGAACAGCGTACGTGGCGTGCTGCGGGGCTTTGGCCTGAAGGTCGGCAAGACCACCGAGCGCACGTTCGCCAACCGGATCCGGGAGCTCGTCGCCGGCCACCCCGGACTTGAGCTGGTGGCGCAGGCCCTGCTCGAAGCCCATGCCGTGTTGCTGCGCGAGTTCAATGGCCTGGACAGACACACCCAGAGGCTCGCCAGATCGCATCCCCCGGCCAGGCTTCTGATGACAACGCCGGCCGTCGGCCCGATCGTGGCGCTCACCTATGCCGCCGCGATCGACGATCCGAACAGGTTCCGTTCCTCGAAGGCGACCGGTGCGCATTTTGGGCTCACCCCGAAGAAGTATCAGTCGGGGCAAACCGACTACACTGGCCGCATCAGCAAGATCGGCGACGCGTCGGTGCGGGAGGCGCTGTACCAGGCCGCCCACGTCATGCTGACCAAGCCGGTCAGGAACTGCTCGGCGCTGAAGAGCTGGGCCATGCGGCTTGCCAAACGTGCGGGCATGCGCAAGGCCAAGGTGGCGCTGGCGCGCAAGCTCGCAGTCATCCTGCATCGGATGCTGGCTGATGCGAAACCCTTCAATCCGATGGCCCACGCAACCTAA
- a CDS encoding SDR family oxidoreductase, which translates to MTKNEKRVAWVTGGGTGIGESGAEFLAADGWTVVVSGRRKEELDRVVTNITKTGGKAEAIPLDVSNKADVNKAAEAIVARHGRIDLLVNSAGINVPKRSWADMELEGWDKLVEINLNGVLYCMRAVLPTMRKQKDGCIINVASWAGRHVSKMPGPAYTTTKHAVLALTHSFNMDECVNGLRACCLSPGEVATPILKLRPVVPSEAEQAKMLQPEDLGRTIAFVASMPPRVCMNEILISPTHNRGFIQTPANRD; encoded by the coding sequence ATGACAAAAAACGAGAAACGCGTGGCCTGGGTCACCGGCGGCGGCACGGGAATCGGCGAATCCGGGGCCGAATTCCTGGCTGCGGACGGCTGGACGGTGGTGGTCTCCGGCCGCCGCAAGGAAGAGTTGGACCGCGTGGTGACCAACATTACGAAGACGGGCGGCAAGGCGGAGGCCATCCCGCTCGACGTCAGCAACAAGGCCGACGTCAACAAGGCCGCCGAGGCGATCGTCGCCAGGCACGGCCGCATCGACCTCCTGGTCAACAGCGCCGGCATCAACGTGCCGAAGCGAAGCTGGGCCGACATGGAGTTGGAAGGCTGGGACAAGCTCGTCGAGATCAACCTCAACGGCGTGCTCTACTGCATGCGCGCGGTGTTGCCGACGATGCGCAAGCAGAAGGACGGCTGCATCATCAACGTCGCCTCCTGGGCTGGCCGCCATGTCTCGAAGATGCCGGGCCCGGCCTACACCACGACCAAGCACGCGGTGCTGGCGCTGACGCACTCCTTCAACATGGACGAATGCGTCAACGGCCTGCGCGCCTGCTGCCTGTCGCCGGGCGAGGTCGCCACCCCGATCCTCAAGCTGCGGCCGGTGGTGCCGAGCGAGGCCGAGCAGGCCAAGATGCTGCAGCCCGAAGATCTCGGCCGCACCATTGCCTTCGTCGCCAGCATGCCGCCGCGTGTCTGCATGAACGAGATCCTGATCAGCCCGACGCACAATCGCGGCTTCATCCAGACGCCGGCGAACCGGGATTAG
- the leuB gene encoding 3-isopropylmalate dehydrogenase, with translation MATHKLLLLPGDGIGPEVMAEVQRLINWLNAQGIAKFETEQGLVGGSAYDAHKVSISEGDMAKALAADAVIFGAVGGPKWDSVPYEVRPEAGLLRLRKDLGLFANLRPAVCYPALAEASSLKREVVEGLDIMIVRELTGGVYFGEPKTITDLGNGQKRAIDTQVYDTYEIERIGRVAFDLARKRRNKVTSMEKRNVMKSGVLWNEVMTQVHAREYKDVTLEHQLADSGGMNLVKAPKQFDVIVTDNLFGDMLSDIAAMLTGSLGMLPSASLGEIDAKTRKRRSLFEPVHGSAPDIAGRGLANPIAMISSFGMALRYSFDMGDLADKVDAAIAAVLASGLRTADIKSEGTTSASTAQMGEAILKELQKLHA, from the coding sequence ATGGCGACCCATAAACTGCTGCTTCTCCCCGGCGACGGCATCGGCCCCGAAGTGATGGCCGAGGTGCAGCGCCTGATCAACTGGCTGAACGCGCAGGGAATCGCGAAATTCGAGACCGAGCAGGGGCTGGTCGGCGGCTCGGCCTATGATGCCCACAAGGTGTCGATCTCGGAGGGCGACATGGCCAAGGCGCTGGCGGCCGATGCCGTGATCTTCGGTGCGGTCGGCGGCCCCAAATGGGACAGCGTCCCCTATGAGGTGCGCCCGGAGGCCGGCCTGTTGCGGCTGCGCAAGGACCTCGGCCTGTTCGCCAATCTGCGCCCGGCGGTGTGCTACCCGGCGCTGGCCGAGGCCTCCAGCCTGAAGCGCGAGGTTGTCGAGGGCCTCGACATCATGATCGTGCGCGAGCTCACCGGCGGCGTCTATTTCGGCGAGCCGAAGACCATCACCGATCTCGGCAACGGCCAGAAGCGCGCGATCGACACCCAAGTCTACGACACCTACGAGATCGAGCGCATCGGCCGCGTCGCCTTCGACCTTGCGCGCAAGCGCCGCAACAAGGTGACGTCGATGGAAAAGCGCAACGTCATGAAGTCGGGCGTGCTCTGGAACGAGGTCATGACCCAGGTGCACGCGCGCGAATACAAGGACGTCACGCTGGAGCATCAGCTTGCCGATTCCGGCGGCATGAACCTGGTGAAGGCGCCGAAGCAGTTCGACGTCATCGTTACGGACAATTTGTTCGGCGACATGCTGTCCGACATCGCGGCGATGCTGACCGGCTCGCTCGGCATGCTGCCCTCGGCCTCGCTCGGCGAGATCGACGCCAAGACCAGGAAGCGCCGCTCGCTGTTCGAGCCGGTGCACGGCTCGGCGCCCGACATCGCAGGCCGAGGCCTCGCCAACCCGATCGCGATGATCTCCTCGTTCGGCATGGCGCTGCGCTATTCCTTCGACATGGGCGATCTCGCCGACAAGGTCGATGCCGCGATCGCTGCCGTGCTCGCCAGCGGATTGCGCACCGCCGACATCAAGTCGGAAGGCACCACATCGGCAAGCACGGCGCAGATGGGTGAGGCGATCCTGAAGGAATTGCAGAAGCTGCACGCGTAA